A single region of the Mustela lutreola isolate mMusLut2 chromosome 2, mMusLut2.pri, whole genome shotgun sequence genome encodes:
- the FBXL12 gene encoding F-box/LRR-repeat protein 12 isoform X1 gives MATLADLPDSVLLEIFSYLPVRDRIRISRVCHRWKRLVDDRWLWRHVDLTLYTMRPKVMWHLLRRYMASRLHSLRMGGYLFSGSQAPQLSPALMRALGQKCPNLKRLCLHVADLSMVPITSLPCTLRTLELHSCEISMAWLLKEQDPTVLPLLECIVLDRVPAFRDEHLQGLTRFRALRSLVLGGTYRVTETGLDAGLQELSYLQRLEVLGCTLSADSTLLAISRHLRDVRKIRLTVRGLSAPGLSVLEGMPALESLCLLGPLITPEMPSPGEILSSCLAMPKLRVLELQGLGWEGQEAERILCRGLPHCMVIVRACPKESMDWWM, from the exons ATGGCGACTTTGGCGGACCTGCCGGACTCAGTCCTGTTGGAGATCTTCTCCTACCTCCCGGTCCGGGACCGGATCCGCATCTCCAG ggtTTGTCACCGCTGGAAGAGGCTGGTGGACGACCGGTGGCTCTGGCGACATGTCGACCTGACGCTGTACACG ATGCGGCCTAAAGTCATGTGGCACCTCCTTCGCCGGTACATGGCATCCCGGCTCCATTCCCTGCGGATGGGTGGCTACCTCTTCTCAGGCTCCCAGGCCCCCCAGTTGTCCCCCGCCTTGATGAGGGCCCTGGGCCAGAAGTGCCCCAATCTGAAGCGCCTCTGTCTACACGTGGCTGACCTGAGCATGGTGCCCATCACCAGCTTGCCCTGCACCCTGAGGACCCTGGAGCTGCACAGCTGTGAGATCTCTATGGCCTGGCTCCTCAAGGAGCAGGACCCCACCGTGCTGCCCTTGCTTGAGTGCATCGTGCTGGACCGCGTCCCTGCCTTCCGAGACGAGCACCTGCAGGGCCTGACACGCTTTCGTGCCCTGCGGTCATTGGTGCTCGGCGGCACCTACCGTGTGACAGAGACAGGGCTAGATGCGGGCCTCCAGGAGCTGAGCTACTTGCAGAGGCTGGAGGTGCTAGGTTGCACCCTCTCGGCCGACAGCACCCTCCTGGCCATCAGCCGCCACCTTCGAGATGTGCGGAAGATCCGGCTGACCGTGAGGGGCCTCTCTGCCCCTGGCCTGTCTGTCTTGGAGGGCATGCCAGCCCTGGAGAGTCTGTGTTTGCTAGGCCCTCTTATCACCCCAGAAATGCCTTCCCCGGGTGAaatcctctcttcctgccttgctATGCCCAAGCTTAGGGTCCTTGAGCTGCAGGGTCTGGGGTGGGAGGGTCAGGAGGCTGAGAGGATCCTGTGTAGGGGTCTGCCCCACTGTATGGTCATCGTTAGGGCCTGCCCCAAAGAGTCCATGGACTGGTGGATGTGA
- the FBXL12 gene encoding F-box/LRR-repeat protein 12 isoform X2: MRPKVMWHLLRRYMASRLHSLRMGGYLFSGSQAPQLSPALMRALGQKCPNLKRLCLHVADLSMVPITSLPCTLRTLELHSCEISMAWLLKEQDPTVLPLLECIVLDRVPAFRDEHLQGLTRFRALRSLVLGGTYRVTETGLDAGLQELSYLQRLEVLGCTLSADSTLLAISRHLRDVRKIRLTVRGLSAPGLSVLEGMPALESLCLLGPLITPEMPSPGEILSSCLAMPKLRVLELQGLGWEGQEAERILCRGLPHCMVIVRACPKESMDWWM; the protein is encoded by the coding sequence ATGCGGCCTAAAGTCATGTGGCACCTCCTTCGCCGGTACATGGCATCCCGGCTCCATTCCCTGCGGATGGGTGGCTACCTCTTCTCAGGCTCCCAGGCCCCCCAGTTGTCCCCCGCCTTGATGAGGGCCCTGGGCCAGAAGTGCCCCAATCTGAAGCGCCTCTGTCTACACGTGGCTGACCTGAGCATGGTGCCCATCACCAGCTTGCCCTGCACCCTGAGGACCCTGGAGCTGCACAGCTGTGAGATCTCTATGGCCTGGCTCCTCAAGGAGCAGGACCCCACCGTGCTGCCCTTGCTTGAGTGCATCGTGCTGGACCGCGTCCCTGCCTTCCGAGACGAGCACCTGCAGGGCCTGACACGCTTTCGTGCCCTGCGGTCATTGGTGCTCGGCGGCACCTACCGTGTGACAGAGACAGGGCTAGATGCGGGCCTCCAGGAGCTGAGCTACTTGCAGAGGCTGGAGGTGCTAGGTTGCACCCTCTCGGCCGACAGCACCCTCCTGGCCATCAGCCGCCACCTTCGAGATGTGCGGAAGATCCGGCTGACCGTGAGGGGCCTCTCTGCCCCTGGCCTGTCTGTCTTGGAGGGCATGCCAGCCCTGGAGAGTCTGTGTTTGCTAGGCCCTCTTATCACCCCAGAAATGCCTTCCCCGGGTGAaatcctctcttcctgccttgctATGCCCAAGCTTAGGGTCCTTGAGCTGCAGGGTCTGGGGTGGGAGGGTCAGGAGGCTGAGAGGATCCTGTGTAGGGGTCTGCCCCACTGTATGGTCATCGTTAGGGCCTGCCCCAAAGAGTCCATGGACTGGTGGATGTGA